One Candidatus Methylomirabilota bacterium DNA window includes the following coding sequences:
- a CDS encoding sugar ABC transporter substrate-binding protein: MTRVRGPLPRAAILGVLAALSLLTGCGSSSSRDVVLRFWAMGREGEVVAQLLPEFERANPDITVKVQQLPWTAAHEKLLTAFAGDATPDVCQLGNTWLPEFVALKALAPLDRHVAASAIVHADDYFAGIWDTNRVDGTLYGVPWYVDTRLLFYRRDLLAQAGFSAPPRSWQEWREMLVAVQRSAGPDRFPILLPLNEFEPLLALALQQDEPLLRDGGRWGNFSAPGFRRALGFYLEMFERGWAPAVASAAIANVWIEFGRGRFAFYVSGPWNIGELRRRLPADQQERWMTAPLPGPDGPGVSIAGGSSLVVFRASRHQAEAWRLVEFLSQPAIQRRFHTLTGDLPPRRATWQDPGLAGDVQARAFREQLERVEPAPKVPEWERIANEMRLVAERAVHGELSVDQAVRELDARADRILEKRRWLLARRGAG; encoded by the coding sequence GTGACTAGGGTTCGGGGCCCTCTCCCCCGGGCCGCGATCCTCGGTGTCCTCGCCGCGCTGTCGCTCCTGACAGGCTGCGGCTCCTCCTCCTCGCGCGACGTCGTTCTCCGGTTCTGGGCGATGGGCCGCGAGGGCGAGGTGGTGGCCCAGCTGCTGCCCGAGTTCGAGCGCGCGAACCCCGACATCACCGTCAAGGTCCAGCAGCTCCCGTGGACCGCCGCCCATGAGAAGCTCCTCACCGCGTTCGCCGGGGACGCCACGCCCGATGTGTGTCAGCTCGGAAACACCTGGCTGCCGGAGTTCGTGGCGCTGAAGGCGCTCGCCCCGCTCGACCGGCACGTGGCGGCGTCGGCGATCGTTCACGCCGACGATTACTTCGCCGGCATCTGGGACACGAACCGAGTCGACGGTACGCTCTACGGCGTGCCGTGGTACGTGGATACGCGCCTGCTGTTCTACCGCCGGGATCTCCTGGCGCAGGCCGGGTTCTCCGCGCCGCCGCGCTCGTGGCAGGAGTGGAGGGAGATGCTGGTCGCCGTGCAACGGTCCGCCGGCCCCGATCGTTTCCCGATTCTCCTGCCGCTCAATGAGTTCGAGCCGCTCCTCGCCCTGGCCCTGCAGCAGGATGAGCCCCTCCTGCGCGACGGCGGCCGCTGGGGCAACTTCTCGGCCCCCGGCTTTCGCCGGGCGCTCGGCTTCTACCTGGAGATGTTCGAGCGCGGCTGGGCGCCGGCCGTGGCCAGCGCGGCGATCGCCAACGTCTGGATCGAGTTCGGACGCGGCCGGTTCGCGTTCTATGTGTCGGGCCCCTGGAACATCGGCGAGCTCCGTCGCCGGCTGCCCGCCGACCAGCAGGAACGCTGGATGACGGCGCCCTTGCCCGGGCCGGACGGGCCGGGTGTCTCGATCGCGGGCGGCTCCAGCCTGGTGGTGTTCCGGGCCTCTCGCCACCAGGCGGAGGCGTGGCGGCTCGTCGAGTTCCTCTCGCAGCCGGCCATTCAGCGCCGGTTCCACACGCTGACCGGCGACCTGCCGCCGCGCCGCGCGACCTGGCAGGATCCCGGGCTGGCCGGCGACGTCCAGGCCCGCGCGTTCCGCGAGCAGCTGGAGCGCGTCGAGCCGGCACCCAAGGTGCCCGAGTGGGAGCGCATCGCCAACGAGATGCGCCTGGTGGCCGAGCGTGCCGTGCACGGCGAGCTGTCGGTGGATCAGGCCGTCCGGGAGCTGGACGCGCGAGCGGATCGGATTCTCGAGAAGCGCCGCTGGCTCCTGGCCCGGAGGGGCGCCGGTTGA
- a CDS encoding sugar ABC transporter permease: MRVSGAAWCFVAPALLVIGVFFFLPVLAALALSLTDFDIYALADPANLRLVGLRNYGRLLQTPLFWQAFGNTLYFVVVGVPLSIGASLVFALLLNSRLVRFPAFFRTALFAPVVTTLVAVAVVWRYLFNPHYGWLNYALGRLGIPPVDWLGDPHWAMPAIIVFAVWKNFGYNMIILLAGLQSIPEPLYEAARIDGASRWQQFRHVTLPMLAPIVALVNILTIAGYFQLFAEPYVMTQGGPLQSTVSVLYFMYEEGFKWWNLGSASAVAFVLFLCIFGVTALQLRLTRWESAA, translated from the coding sequence TTGAGGGTCTCGGGCGCTGCCTGGTGCTTCGTGGCGCCCGCGTTACTGGTGATTGGCGTGTTCTTCTTCCTGCCCGTGCTGGCCGCGCTGGCGCTGAGCCTCACCGATTTCGACATCTACGCGCTCGCCGATCCGGCCAATCTCCGGCTGGTGGGGCTGCGCAACTACGGTCGGTTGCTCCAGACGCCGCTCTTCTGGCAGGCCTTCGGGAACACGCTGTACTTCGTCGTCGTCGGCGTGCCGCTCTCGATCGGGGCCTCGCTGGTCTTCGCGCTCCTGCTCAACTCCCGGCTCGTGCGATTCCCGGCCTTTTTTCGCACGGCGCTGTTCGCCCCCGTGGTGACGACGCTGGTGGCCGTCGCCGTCGTGTGGCGGTACCTCTTCAACCCCCACTATGGATGGCTCAACTACGCGCTGGGCCGCCTCGGGATTCCGCCCGTCGACTGGCTCGGGGATCCGCACTGGGCCATGCCTGCTATCATCGTCTTCGCCGTGTGGAAGAACTTCGGCTACAACATGATCATCCTGCTGGCCGGCCTGCAGAGCATCCCGGAGCCGCTCTACGAAGCGGCCCGTATCGACGGCGCGTCGCGGTGGCAGCAATTCCGGCACGTCACCCTCCCCATGCTGGCGCCGATCGTGGCGCTGGTGAACATCCTCACCATCGCCGGCTACTTCCAGCTCTTTGCCGAGCCCTACGTGATGACGCAGGGCGGCCCCCTGCAGAGCACGGTGAGCGTGCTCTACTTCATGTACGAGGAAGGCTTCAAGTGGTGGAACCTCGGCTCGGCGTCGGCCGTCGCCTTCGTCTTGTTCCTCTGCATCTTCGGGGTGACCGCGCTGCAGCTGCGGCTCACGCGCTGGGAGTCGGCCGCCTGA
- a CDS encoding carbohydrate ABC transporter permease, with protein MPRLPGLLVNGALLGAVTLTLWPLVWMVSASFMAPGEASSLPPPFLPSQATLANYRELFGHVGMGRYLLNSVALTTAVTLVSLLINVAAGYAFAKLRFAGRDRIFKLLLGALVIPSQVAMVPLFLLLKQLGLVNTYGGVIVPAMASIFGIFLVRQYALTVPDELLEAARIDGASEFRIFRSIIVPALQPIVVTLAVFTSLGAWNDFMWPLIVLNDSELYTLPVALASLSREHVQDSELMMAGAVITTLPVLLVFLVLQRYYIQGLMLGSVKG; from the coding sequence ATGCCGCGTCTGCCGGGACTTCTCGTGAACGGCGCGCTGCTGGGCGCCGTCACGCTCACGCTCTGGCCACTGGTGTGGATGGTGTCGGCGTCGTTCATGGCGCCGGGCGAGGCGAGCAGCCTGCCGCCGCCGTTCCTGCCGAGCCAGGCAACGCTCGCGAACTACCGCGAGCTGTTCGGGCACGTCGGCATGGGGCGCTACCTGCTCAACAGCGTCGCTCTGACGACGGCGGTGACGCTCGTGTCGCTGCTCATCAACGTCGCCGCCGGTTACGCCTTCGCCAAGCTGCGCTTCGCCGGGCGCGACCGCATCTTCAAGCTGCTCCTGGGCGCGCTGGTGATTCCCTCGCAAGTGGCCATGGTGCCACTCTTCCTGCTGCTCAAGCAGCTGGGCCTCGTGAACACGTACGGGGGGGTCATCGTCCCGGCGATGGCCAGCATCTTCGGCATCTTCCTGGTGCGCCAGTACGCGCTGACGGTGCCGGACGAGTTGCTGGAAGCCGCCCGCATCGATGGCGCGAGCGAGTTCCGGATCTTCCGCTCGATCATCGTGCCGGCGCTCCAGCCGATCGTGGTGACGCTCGCGGTGTTCACCTCGCTCGGCGCCTGGAACGACTTCATGTGGCCGCTGATCGTCCTGAACGACAGCGAGCTCTACACGCTGCCGGTCGCGCTGGCCAGCCTGTCGCGCGAGCACGTGCAGGACAGCGAGCTCATGATGGCCGGCGCCGTCATCACGACGTTGCCCGTCTTGCTGGTCTTCCTGGTGCTCCAGCGCTACTACATCCAGGGTCTCATGCTCGGCAGCGTCAAGGGATGA